TTGGCGATGTCGCTGAGGTTCATAGACCCGACGAGCAGGATCACCGTGATGATGATGAAGCCGATGGAGACTTCATAGGATACCATCTGCGCCGCTGAGCGAAGTGAGCCCAGGAACGGATATTTCGAGTTCGATGCCCAGCCGCCCATGATGATGCCATAGACACCGAGCGAGGAGACCGCGAACAGGTAAAGAATACCAACATTGAGGTCAGCAACGACCCAGCCCGGCGCGACCGGGATCACGGCCCAGGCAGCGAATGCCAGTGTCAGAGACAGGATGGGCGCCAGAAGGAAGACCGTCTTGTTCGCGCCTGCCGGAATGATGATTTCCTTCAGCAGGAATTTGCCGAAGTCCGCAAAACTCTGAAGCAGGCCGAAAGGCCCGACAACGTTGGGTCCCTTGCGCATCATCACAGCTGCCCAGACCTTGCGGTCCATGAGCAGGAGGAAGGCCAGCGAAAGCAGCAGGACAACCGTAAACAGCAGGATTTGACCAATGACGGTCAGCCAGCCGAAAAGCAGTCCATGTTCCTGGATGAATGCACTCATGGCGCTCGCCTACTCCGCTGCTACCGGCGTTTCAAGGCCACGCTTCATGAGCGAGCATTCCGCCATCGTCTTTGACGCCCGTGCGATCGGGTTGGTCAGATAGAAATCTTCGAAGGGCGCTTCAAAAGGACGCGCTCCGGCGAGGGTTTTGGCCTTTTCAGGCGCCTTGGACAGCGCCTCATGGCCGGCCTTGCCCGGGGCAAAGCCAAGACCTGCGAACACCGGATTATGCTCGCGAATCTGTTCGCGAAGCTGGTCTGCCGAATCATAGGACAGCGGCTTGCCGGTCAGCTCGGACAGCGCACGGAAGATCGCCCAGGCCTCACGGGCGTCGCCTTTCGGCTGGACCGCCTTGCGGGTCATCTGCACGCGGCCCTCGGTGTTCACATAGGTCGCTTCCATCTCGGTATAGGCCGCAGAAGGAAGAATGATGTCAGCGCGCGAGGCGCCGCGATCACCGTGAGAGCCGACATAGATCACGGTCGTATCACCGAGCTTGCTGAGGTCGAGCTCGTCGGCGCCCAGAAGGACCAGCGTGTCCACGCCGCCTTCGAGCATTGCCTTTGTATCAAGACCGCCCTCGCCCGGCACGAAACCGGTATCGAGCGCGCCAACACGGCCAGCCGCATTGTGAAGCACGCCAAAGCCGCTCCACTCTTCGGTGATTGCGCCCGCATCGAGCGCGATCTGGTGCGCCGCGTTCAGCACATCGAGCCCATGGTCGCCGACCAGCGCGTGCTCACCAATGACAACCATAGGGCGTTTGGCATTCTTGAAAGCTTTGACGAAAGCGCTGTCGCCTTTCAGCAGGCCATCAAGGTCTGCCGGGCCCGTGCCGAGGTGATCGTAGTCATAGGTGAGGTCGACGCCTTCGCCGACCAGACCAACCTGAAGATCATTCCAGAGCCAGGCCTTGCGGATACGTGCGTTCCAGACCGAAGCTTCGACACGCGGATTGGTGCCGATCAGCAGCAGCGCATCGGCTTCCTCAACGCCCATAAGCGTCGGGTTCAGAATGTACTTCTCGCGTACACCGTCAGCGCCATAGGCTGCGCCTGCCGGGCGGCAATCAGTCGATGCAATGTCGAGGCTGCGTGCAAGATCCAGCGCCGCACGGGCCTGTTCAACTTCAACGAGGTCGCCTGCGATAAAGCCTGTCTTCTCTTTCGAGGCTTTCAGCGCCTCCGCGGTCTTCTGGAGCGCCTCGCTCCAGCTTGCCGGGCGCAGCTTGCCATTCTCGCGGACATAAGGCTTGTCGAGGCGCTGACGGGCTAGGCCGTCCCAGACGAAGCGCGACTTGTCTGACAGCCACTCCTCGTTCACCTCTTCATTGATGACCGGCATGATACGCATCACGCCAGCACCCTTGGCGTCGACGCGGATGCCTGCGCCCATCGCATCCATGATGTCGATCGACTCGGTCTTGCGCAGCTCCCATGGGCGCGCATTGTAGGCGTAAGGCTTCGACGTCAGCGCGCCGACCGGGCAAAGGTCGATGACATTGCCGGAAAGCTCCGACGACAGCGAC
This genomic interval from Thalassovita mediterranea contains the following:
- the nuoG gene encoding NADH-quinone oxidoreductase subunit NuoG — translated: MADDLFKLNIDGKDIEVPKHYTLMQACEEAGAEIPRFCYHERLSVAGNCRMCLVQWKGAPKPIASCAQTVGDMRLNPDGTPPNILTSGDYVEKARNGVMEFLLINHPLDCPICDQGGECDLQDQAMAYGRSGSRYALNKRAVENKNMGPLVKTIMTRCIQCTRCVRFAAEVAGVEELGMISRGEDAEITTYLEKSLSSELSGNVIDLCPVGALTSKPYAYNARPWELRKTESIDIMDAMGAGIRVDAKGAGVMRIMPVINEEVNEEWLSDKSRFVWDGLARQRLDKPYVRENGKLRPASWSEALQKTAEALKASKEKTGFIAGDLVEVEQARAALDLARSLDIASTDCRPAGAAYGADGVREKYILNPTLMGVEEADALLLIGTNPRVEASVWNARIRKAWLWNDLQVGLVGEGVDLTYDYDHLGTGPADLDGLLKGDSAFVKAFKNAKRPMVVIGEHALVGDHGLDVLNAAHQIALDAGAITEEWSGFGVLHNAAGRVGALDTGFVPGEGGLDTKAMLEGGVDTLVLLGADELDLSKLGDTTVIYVGSHGDRGASRADIILPSAAYTEMEATYVNTEGRVQMTRKAVQPKGDAREAWAIFRALSELTGKPLSYDSADQLREQIREHNPVFAGLGFAPGKAGHEALSKAPEKAKTLAGARPFEAPFEDFYLTNPIARASKTMAECSLMKRGLETPVAAE
- the nuoH gene encoding NADH-quinone oxidoreductase subunit NuoH, with amino-acid sequence MSAFIQEHGLLFGWLTVIGQILLFTVVLLLSLAFLLLMDRKVWAAVMMRKGPNVVGPFGLLQSFADFGKFLLKEIIIPAGANKTVFLLAPILSLTLAFAAWAVIPVAPGWVVADLNVGILYLFAVSSLGVYGIIMGGWASNSKYPFLGSLRSAAQMVSYEVSIGFIIITVILLVGSMNLSDIANNQSGGFWTWHVFSFNNIILFPVMVVVFVMFFISALAETNRPPFDLPEAESELVAGYQVEYSSTPYLLFMIGEYLNIVLMCSMMTLLFLGGWHGPIPFGEEFVSNFPVWMVNLGHLAWFMAKTVFCFFLFALVKAVVPRYRYDQLMRLGWKIFLPTSLAAVFIVAGYVVYTGVQA